A stretch of the Acyrthosiphon pisum isolate AL4f chromosome A2, pea_aphid_22Mar2018_4r6ur, whole genome shotgun sequence genome encodes the following:
- the LOC100163727 gene encoding Down syndrome cell adhesion molecule-like protein Dscam2 isoform X3: MFTFQNGVIMKTVCHHVSYYIFAIIFSLCQANNELIGPAFRLVPPFNVQFSNDTGVKIDCTAFGNPTPQVQWYLEDGTRVMTIPKIRVVHQNGSLIFLSFGPSSYMHDVHSAQYRCKASNAVGQIISGAVHINAVMNQNYDVQVYAEYVSIGNTALLRCHVSAHASSYVMVTSWTQDDIIHFYPNVDSGGKYLVLGNGDLYINDVDSSDGFKSYTCRTVHKLTGETKASSFPGHITVNEPTGSQRPRVVVETDSRKQVKVGDDLILSCLSQGFPVPTYRWYRENGDVLKALAHDSRLSVPIPGLLKIEKIRLDDDGKYVCISNNSVGEETVHHSVFVTEPLSVNILPQKVVGSSLLDPTKSVQFVCTVNGHPINRIMWYKNGQPLMQLNGRVRLTSSLHKQTLMLSPLNKDDQGMYQCFGTNDWDMAHDNTQLLLGDIGPELVYWFTEQTLQPGPSLSLKCVASGNPLPQFTWTLDGFPIPESNRILVGQYVTAHDDVIAHANISSLKVEDGGEYTCTAHNEIAHVSHSSRINVYGVPFVREMPSVHVVAGKQLIVKCPVAGYPIESISWERDGLTLPVNLRQKVHSNGTLTIEQVQRQTDAGTYTCQAKNHHGHSSRRDVEIQVLIRPKILPIPPMTNLLAEGMRAAISCQIVEGDLPVMFTWTKDSDGVNNGLGVGTITRNHDEYSSSLIIERITAEHAGNYTCIATNSAGEEKFTVPLTVNVPPKWIVEPEDTNVVMGYTCMLHCQAEGYPTPTVVWRKSFGDSIGEYKDFLYEPNVNFFRNGTLEFLHTSKANEGKYMCEAKNDISPGLSKVIQLKINAPVKFIQKTKQIRVKLNDDAHIQCIAVGDKPLQISWKGSTNMQILKDIDRRFTIREQSKDNGIMSELGISPVYRHDTGFFKCTGSNNFGEDENSIELIVQETPESPKDIRILNQQSRSMEITWNQPYDGNSVILNYIVQYKLVASLWITDPAKVIVAGTQTVTTIEGLTPATSYHIRVIAENAMGFSEPSDEAQAFTQEEVPSMPPQNIRAEAKSKTELLIMWEPPPSDSCNGILIGYHIGYLPTDDTQNPTTPTVPHSRYIIKTININSQYGEDFVISGLIPYTTYSIVVQAFNSRGTGPFSKPITVQTDEGIPTMPPEKLTCRSLTSQSIQVSWDLPLPTGRNGKIQGFKVSYQPAEDWYEKNEFETKITTIQYTTIQALLKYTNYSISVFAFTSKGDGVQSDPIYCKTEEDTPSVPADIKAIISSIKTIVVSWLPPIRPNGRLTGYILYISILSGHKDSKPIKKILSPSIEVFEASRIIDSAKYQFWVKALTKVGEGESTRTITVIPTIKISAQIVSFSQVLITRWKKNVTLSCKRVGIPYPQPIWTKGGRSIISSGRYQINKDGSLIIHDIQHSDRGNYTCAVENTHGKDEISYAVNVRVPPSPPKLTVYLEETDSLQLKWTDTAEPDIPILGYIINFKREHGDWEEIHIDAKTHFHILEKLLCGTRYQLYITAYNKIGTGLPCDILTSYTKGSVPIPPESPTEAITYNSSTVSAWFDLWGSGGCDILYYTIEWKQPKSDEWILSDGSKPVAPTERMYTVEGLEPATKYQLKVIAHNNIGSSYALYNFTTLTIDGATVIPFDLYTEIATEEASVFTSITTAISLIIALVVVSSIAAFTYYYKVMKRSDEESVRDQSQRSRDQRYSVRGQSQQTLSCDSVTFKTDSTEYMDEICPYATFELAKQPQGESTFSGNIYSGPYHSVRGSFVYHQPKASTSEPYNFVQRKEPEYTKVRQKGRKLRDPHSESQEYDTHGSDSDNGEARRNQSASQELVSFRHRMSREVSNEGTSSSSETSIAEVRKPSVIPSLRKPKSKSQIFTKRSLKNNNGFSSHNDEINFSERLNPPARFSDSRPMRQNEGNEYERRPKISSHQRRSPRRLTQETSFQIDV; encoded by the exons tgtttacatttcagAATGGAGTGATAATGAAGACTGTGTGCCATCATGTCAGTTACTATATTTTCGccattattttttcat TGTGTCAAGCAAATAATGAACTAATAGGACCAGCATTTCGTCTAGTACCACCATTCAACGTCCAGTTTTCAAACGATACTGGTGTAAAAATCGATTGTACTGCATTTGGGAACCCTACGCCACAAGTGCAATGGTACCTAG aGGATGGAACGAGGGTGATGACAATACCAAAAATCAGAGTGGTACATCAGAACGGTAGCTTGATATTTCTTAGTTTTGGCCCAAGTTCTTACATGCATGATGTACATAGCGCACAATACAGATGCAAGGCTAGTAATGCAGTTGGTCAAATTATTAGTGGAGCAGTTCATATTAATGCTG TTATGAATCAAAACTATGACGTCCAGGTTTATGCCGAGTATGTCAGTATCGGAAATACAGCGTTATTACGATGTCATGTTTCTGCACATGCTTCTAGCTACGTAATGGTAACGTCGTGGACACAGGATGATATAATTCACTTTTATCCTAATGTTGATTCTGGTGGAAAATATCTTGTACTAGGAAATGGTGATTTATACATTAACGATGTTGATTCTAGCGATGGATTTAAAAGTTATACTTGTAGAACTGTACATAAGTTAACTGGTGAAACTAAGGCTAGTTCTTTTCCTGGACATATCACTGTGAAtg aacCTACTGGAAGTCAACGACCAAGAGTTGTTGTGGAAACCGATAGTAGAAAACAGGTTAAAGTGGGAGACGACCTTATACTATCTTGTTTATCTCAAGGATTTCCTGTACCAACTTATAGATGGTATAGGGAAAATGGAGACGTACTTAAAGCCTTAGCGCATGATTCCCGTTTATCAGTACCCATTCCTGGCCTtcttaaaatcgaaaaaattcgTTTAGACGATGATGGAAAATATGTTTGCATATCAAATAATAGCGTAGGTGAAGAAACAGTTCATCATAGCGTGTTTGTcactg AGCCCCTTTCAGTTAACATACTACCTCAAAAAGTAGTTGGTTCTTCACTATTAGATCCTACAAAGTCTGTCCAGTTTGTATGTACAGTCAATGGCCATccaattaatagaattatgtgGTATAAAAATGGACAACCCTTAATGCAACTAAATGGGAGAGTACGTTTGACATCATCACTTCATAAGCAAACATTGATGTTATCTCCCTTGAATAAAGATGATCAAGGAATGTACCAATGTTTTGGAACTAATGATTGGGATATGGCCCATGATAACACTCAATTACTTCTTggag ATATTGGACCTGAACTTGTTTATTGGTTTACCGAGCAAACTCTACAACCGGGGCCATctttatcattaaaatgtgtAGCATCGGGAAATCCTCTTCCACAGTTTACTTGGACTTTAGATGGATTTCCTATACCAGAATCGAATAGAATTTTGGTGGGTCAATACGTGACAGCACATGATGATGTTATAGCTCATGCCAACATATCTTCATTGAAAGTCGAAGATGGTGGAGAGTACACGTGTACAGCACATAATGAAATTGCACATGTTTCACATTCTTCTAGAATAAATGTTTATGGAGTTCCTTTCGTTAGGGAAATGCCTAGTGTTCATGTTGTAGCCGGAAAACAACTTATAGTTAAGTGTCCTGTAGCAGGTTATCCGATTGAATCAATTAGTTGGGAACGAG ATGGATTAACATTACCAGTTAATCTTCGTCAAAAAGTCCACAGTAATGGAACTCTTACAATAGAACAAGTTCAACGACAAACAGATGCTGGTACTTATACTTGTCAAGCAAAAAATCATCACGGTCATTCTTCTAGAAGAGATGTGGAAATTCAAGTCTTAA ttcGACCGAAAATTTTACCAATTCCTCCCATGACAAACCTTTTAGCTGAAGGTATGCGTGCAGCAATTTCATGTCAGATTGTAGAAGGTGACCTTCCTGTCATGTTTACTTGGACAAAAGACAGTGATGGTGTAAATAATGGCTTAGGAGTGGGAACAATTACAAGAAATCATGATGAGTATTCGTCATCGTTAATTATAGAGCGTATCACTGCAGAACATGCAGGAAACTATACGTGCATAGCAACAAATTCAGCAGGAGAAGAGAAATTTACCGTACCACTAACAGTAAACG ttcctCCAAAATGGATCGTTGAACCTGAAGACACAAATGTGGTTATGGGCTATACGTGCATGTTACATTGTCAGGCAGAAGGTTATCCTACACCAACGGTAGTTTGGAGGAAATCATTtg gcgATTCCATAGGAGAATATAAGGACTTTTTATATGAGCCCAATGTAAATTTCTTTAGAAATGGAACTTTGGAATTTTTGCATACTAGTAAAGCTAATGAGGGGAAATATATGTGCGAGGCCAAAAACGACATTAGTCCTGGATTGAGCAAAgtcatacaattaaaaataaatg ctcCAGTAAAGTTTAtacaaaaaactaaacaaattcgGGTTAAACTTAATGATGATGCTCATATACAGTGTATTGCTGTAGGAGATAAACCATTACAAATATCATGGAAGGGATCCACTAATATGCAAATTTTAAAGGATATAGATCGAAg GTTTACTATAAGAGAACAATCTAAAGACAATGGAATAATGTCAGAGCTTGGAATATCGCCTGTATATAGACACGATAcaggtttttttaaatgtaccggGAGTAATAACTTCGGAGAAGATGAGAATTCGATTGAACTAATAGTGCAGG AGACACCGGAAAGTCCAAAAGATATTAGAATTTTGAATCAACAAAGCCGGTCAATGGAAATAACATGGAATCAACCATACGACGGAAAcagtgttatattaaattatatagtccAATACAAATTAGTTGCAT CTTTATGGATAACTGACCCGGCAAAAGTAATTGTTGCTGGGACTCAAACCGTTACAACCATCGAGGGATTAACGCCGGCAACGTCTTACCATATTCGAGTCATTGCAGAAAATGCCATGGGATTTAGTGAACCCAGTGACGAAGCACAAGCTTTCACACAAGAAGaag TTCCCAGTATGCCACCTCAAAACATTCGTGCCGAAGCTAAAAGCAAAACAGAACTTTTAATTATGTGGGAACCACCTCCGTCAGACTCTTGTAATGGAATTTTAATTGGATATCACATTGGATACTTGCCGACGGATGATACACAAAATCCTACGACACCAACGGTACCGCACAGTCgttacattataaaaactattaacataAATTCTCAATATGGCGAAGACTTTGTCATTAGTGGTCTAATACCGTACACGACGTATTCGATTGTAGTACAAGCTTTTAACAGCAGAGGAACTGGGCCGTTTTCTAAGCCTATTACAGTGCAGACTGACGAAGGAA tACCAACAATGCCACCAGAAAAACTTACGTGTAGATCTTTAACATCACAAAGCATTCAAGTATCGTGGGATTTACCTCTGCCAACGGGGCGCAATGGTAAAATACAAGGTTTCAAAGTATCGTATCAACCAGCAGAAGATTGGTATG AAAAAAACGAATTTGAAACGAAAATTACTACTATACAATACACAACAATCCAAGCTTTATTGAAATACACAAACTATAGCATATCAGTATTTGCATTTACGAGTAAAGGAGATGGGGTTCAAAGTGATCCAATTTACTGCAAAACTGAAGAAGATa CCCCTTCAGTACCAGCAGATATCAAAGCAATCATAAGCTCTATAAAAACCATTGTTGTATCTTGGCTTCCACCAATTCGTCCAAATGGGAGACTGactggttatattttatacatatcaaTTTTAAGCGGTCATAAAGAT tcgaaaccaataaaaaaaatacttagccCATCTATTGAGGTTTTTGAAGCATCAAGAATCATTGATAGTGCGAAATACCAGTTTTGGGTCAAAGCATTAACTAAAGTTGGGGAAGGAGAGAGCACTAGAACAATAACTGTAATCCCAACGATTAAAATCTCCGCTCAAATAGTATCATTCAGTCAAGTTTTGATTACGCGATGGAAGAAAAATGTAACATTAAGCTGTAAAAGAGTAGGTATACCGTATCCTCAACCAATATGGACAAAAGGTGGACGATCAATCATTTCAAGTGGGAGATATCAG ATAAACAAAGATGGGTCGTTGATTATACACGACATACAACACTCAGACAGAGGAAATTATACGTGTGCCGTGGAGAATACACACGGGAAAGATGAAATTTCATACGCAGTTAACGTTagag tacCACCATCACCTCCAAAGTTAACTGTCTATTTAGAAGAAACCGATAGCTTACAACTGAAGTGGACGGATACAGCTGAACCAGACATACCAATATTAG gttacataatcaattttaaacgtGAACATGGTGATTGGGAAGAAATCCATATTGATGCAAAGacacattttcatatattagaaaaattacTTTGTGGCACAAGGTATCAATTGTATATTACTGCTTACAACAAAATTGGAACGGGTCTACCATGTGACATTTTAACATCATATACTAAAGGCTcgg TGCCCATTCCACCTGAATCACCAACTGAAGCAATAACATATAATAGCTCAACAGTGAGTGCCTGGTTTGATCTGTGGGGAAGTGGAggatgtgatatattatattatacaattgaatGGAAACAACCAAAATCTGATGAGTGGATTTTAAGTGATGGCAGTAAACCTGTAGCTCCAACAGAGCGTATGTATACTGTTGAAGGTCTTGAGCCGGCAACTAAATATCAATTGAAAGTTAttgcacacaataatattggGTCATCGTATGCATTGTATAATTTCACCACGCTCACTATTGATGGAG CAACTGTTATACCGTTTGATTTATATACTGAAATAGCAACCGAAGAAGCTTCAGTATTTACATCAATCACAACTGCCATTTCCTTGATAATAGCTTTAGTTGTTGTATCATCAATTGCAGcatttacatactattataaagtaATGA AACGCTCAGATGAAGAATCGGTTAGAGATCAAAGCCAACGGAGCCGTGATCAACGATATTCAGTCAGGGGGCAATCACAACAAACCTTAAGTTGCGATTCTGTAACATTTAAAACCGATTCAACTG aatatatgGATGAAATTTGTCCGTATGCAACGTTTGAACTTGCCAAACAACCACAAGGTGAAAGTACGTTTAGTGGTAATATTTACAGTGGCCCATACCATTCAGTAAGAGGTTCATTTGTATATCATCAACCAAAAGCATCAACTTCCGAACCCTATAATTTTGttcag agaAAAGAGCCAGAGTATACAAAAGTCCGTCAAAAAGGAAGAAAACTTAGAGATCCTCATTCGGAAAGTCAag AGTATGACACTCATGGTAGTGACTCTGACAATGGTGAAGCAAGACGAAATCAATCAGCAAGCCAAGAACTTGTTTCCTTTAGACACCGAATGAGtagag aagtGAGCAATGAAGGTACCAGCTCTTCGTCAGAGACCTCGATAGCCGAAGTTAGAAAACCCTCTGTAATTCCTTCTCTGCGGAAGCCTAAATCAAAAAgccaaatatttacaaaaaggTCACTGAAGAATAACAATGGGTTTTCAAGTCATAATGATGAAATTAACTTTAG TGAGCGTTTAAATCCTCCGGCTAGGTTTTCAGACTCTAGACCAATGCGACAAAACGAGGGAAATGAATATGAACGCCGCCCAAAAATATCATCTCATCAACGAAGATCACCTAGAAGACTTACACAAGAGACTTCATTCCAAATAGATGTCTAG